From the Flavobacterium gyeonganense genome, the window AGTTTCCAGAGACAGCCGGGAGATGATGATCAGTGCGCTCCTGCAGCCTGGGTGGTAAACGATACTTTGTTTTATGTAGGTTCAACCTGGAAAAGAGATCATCCTGTCTGGAAAACTGCAGACCCTAAATCAGGAAGATGGACACGCCATGTTGATAAAGCCATGCTTCCAACCTGGGATCCTGCGATTTTTCAGGATGATGATAAAAAAATCTACATGTATTACGGTTCAAGTGGAAAATTGCCTCTAGTTGGTGTTGAGGTTGATTACAACACCTGGCTTCCAAAAGGCAATCAGGCTGATTATGCAACATTATACAAAGCGACCGAGGTTGAAGATATTCAAAAACCATATGGTCAGATTAAAGAAGTAGCGATTCTGGATCCATCAGCTCATGGCTGGGAACGTTTTGGCCCCAACAATGATATGGAACCTGCACCCTGGGGAAATTTTATCGAAGGTGCCTGGATGACGAAACACAACGGAAAATATTATATGCAGTATGGTGCGCCGGCAACTGAATTTAAAGGTTATGCCAATGGCGTTCATGTAGGAGATAATCCGTTAGGGCCTTTTACGTATCAAAAACACAATCCGATGTCATATAAACCGGGCGGATTCGTTATTGGAGCGGGACACGGAAATACTTTTGCAGACCATTACGGGAATTACTGGAATACGGGAACGTGTAAAATATCTATTAAAGACCGTTTTGAGCGCCGTATCGATATGTTTCCTGCCGGATTTGATAAGGATGATGTTATGTATTCTATTACTTCATACGGCGATTTACCCATTGTATTACCAACAAGCCAGCGTGATCAGACAAAAGGCGCTTCGTCAGGCTGGATGCTGCTTTCGTATAAAAAGCCGGTAACGGTTTCTTCTTCTGAAGAATGTATGGAAGTCGAAACACACCGAATGGATAACGGCGGGAAAAAAGTCTATGAGAAATTCTGTTACAGGTCTGAAAATTTAACAGATGAAAATATTCAGACCTATTGGTCTGCTAAAACCAGTAATCCCGGGGAATGGCTTCAAATGGATTTGGGAAGACCAATGGAAATAAAAGCCTTACAGATTAATTACGCAGACCATAAAGCTACTCAGTTCAATAAAGCAATGGATATTTACTATCAGTATAAAATTTTTATGTCGGATGATGCTGTAAACTGGACTTTAGTTGTCGATAAATCAAAAAATGACAAAGATGCACCACACGATTATCTTGAACTCACAAAATCAATTAAGGCGCGTTACATTAAAATGGAAAACATTCATAACGCT encodes:
- a CDS encoding family 43 glycosylhydrolase → MKTIYSIMFLLLLLGFNSSIMAQKTEWFDPNAPATTYCNPINIGYNYTTHNHNGIPESRRSSADPVIITYKGDYYLFATNQAGFFWSKDMSDWNFVYGSFQRQPGDDDQCAPAAWVVNDTLFYVGSTWKRDHPVWKTADPKSGRWTRHVDKAMLPTWDPAIFQDDDKKIYMYYGSSGKLPLVGVEVDYNTWLPKGNQADYATLYKATEVEDIQKPYGQIKEVAILDPSAHGWERFGPNNDMEPAPWGNFIEGAWMTKHNGKYYMQYGAPATEFKGYANGVHVGDNPLGPFTYQKHNPMSYKPGGFVIGAGHGNTFADHYGNYWNTGTCKISIKDRFERRIDMFPAGFDKDDVMYSITSYGDLPIVLPTSQRDQTKGASSGWMLLSYKKPVTVSSSEECMEVETHRMDNGGKKVYEKFCYRSENLTDENIQTYWSAKTSNPGEWLQMDLGRPMEIKALQINYADHKATQFNKAMDIYYQYKIFMSDDAVNWTLVVDKSKNDKDAPHDYLELTKSIKARYIKMENIHNASGLFAISDFRVFGNGLAAKPKAVASFKINRNKADSRNAIISWKKQNDAIGYTIYYGIAPDKLYNSIMIYGDSSYDFRGLDKGTKYYFTIEAFNENGIGTKNKIIEVE